A stretch of the Clostridium fungisolvens genome encodes the following:
- the pfkA gene encoding 6-phosphofructokinase, with protein sequence MKKIAVLTSGGDAPGMNAAVRAVVRMALHNGLEVMGIKRGYAGLINGELFKMDRSSVSDIIQRGGTILRTARCEEFKQEEGRKKAANILKAYGVDALVVVGGDGSFTGAKLISKLGVKTIGLPGTIDNDLAYTDYTIGFDTALNTVIDAVNKLRDTSTSHERVSVVEVMGRHCGDLALYAGLAGGAEAIVVPEKGFDKDELCKTILEGKAKGKMHNLILLAEGVGGADELAKYIEEVTSLETRATILGHIQRGGSPSASDIVLASRMGARAVELLLEGKTCRVVGIKNNQIMDMDIDEALAMERKFDNELYDIASALSY encoded by the coding sequence ATGAAAAAAATCGCTGTTTTAACAAGTGGTGGAGATGCACCAGGAATGAATGCTGCTGTAAGAGCGGTAGTAAGAATGGCTTTACATAATGGATTAGAAGTTATGGGTATAAAAAGAGGTTACGCAGGTCTTATAAATGGAGAACTTTTCAAGATGGATAGAAGTAGCGTATCTGACATTATCCAAAGAGGTGGTACAATCCTAAGAACTGCAAGATGTGAAGAGTTCAAACAAGAAGAAGGAAGAAAAAAAGCTGCAAACATATTAAAGGCTTATGGTGTTGATGCACTTGTAGTTGTTGGTGGAGATGGATCTTTCACAGGAGCTAAACTTATATCAAAGCTTGGTGTTAAGACAATTGGTCTTCCAGGAACAATTGATAATGACTTAGCTTACACAGATTATACTATAGGGTTTGATACAGCTTTAAATACAGTTATAGATGCAGTAAACAAGTTAAGAGATACTTCAACATCACATGAAAGAGTTTCTGTTGTAGAAGTAATGGGAAGACACTGTGGAGATTTAGCTTTATACGCAGGTCTTGCTGGTGGAGCTGAAGCTATAGTGGTTCCAGAAAAAGGTTTTGATAAAGACGAATTATGCAAAACAATACTTGAAGGTAAGGCTAAAGGAAAGATGCACAATCTTATACTTCTTGCAGAAGGTGTTGGTGGAGCTGATGAGTTAGCTAAATATATTGAAGAAGTTACAAGCCTAGAAACTAGAGCTACAATACTTGGACATATACAAAGAGGTGGTAGTCCATCAGCATCAGATATCGTTCTTGCATCAAGAATGGGCGCTAGAGCAGTTGAGTTACTACTTGAAGGCAAAACTTGTAGAGTTGTTGGTATAAAGAACAATCAAATAATGGATATGGATATAGATGAAGCTTTAGCTATGGAAAGAAAGTTTGATAATGAGCTTTATGATATAGCATCTGCGCTTTCATATTAA
- a CDS encoding DUF1540 domain-containing protein, with the protein MAKLSCNAENCVNNVTGAFCTAGVIHIKGNNAHSSEGTICSTFAEKNFKNAVVSMTNTNYTGELMQIFSGNEIAVSPGIKCGAVRCVYNENENCHAPNVLINGEHSVSQLSTQCETFVER; encoded by the coding sequence ATGGCGAAGCTTAGTTGTAATGCTGAAAATTGTGTGAATAACGTAACAGGTGCTTTTTGTACTGCTGGAGTAATCCACATAAAAGGGAATAATGCACATAGTTCAGAAGGTACAATATGCTCTACTTTTGCAGAAAAAAACTTCAAAAACGCAGTGGTGAGTATGACTAACACAAATTATACTGGAGAGCTCATGCAAATATTTTCTGGTAATGAGATAGCAGTGAGTCCTGGTATAAAATGTGGAGCCGTAAGATGCGTTTATAATGAAAATGAAAATTGTCATGCTCCTAATGTCCTTATTAATGGAGAGCATTCAGTAAGTCAATTAAGCACACAGTGTGAAACTTTTGTAGAAAGATAG
- a CDS encoding gluconeogenesis factor YvcK family protein: protein MRLIDWLKPGIKLKRWIVYAILGILFIAFGLNELVQHKVYNIPYKVFFVFLNITGIFIIYVSVTEGIRAVIALMNKGYIKVSFDNEKIENLIYEKRLLVKGPKIVVVGGGTGLSTMLRGLKYYTSNITAIVTVADDGGGSGDLREDLGILPPGDIRNCILALADTEPLMEDLLQYRFKDGRLKNQSFGNLFLAAMDGISDNFEDAVQKMSSVLAVTGKVLPVTLENMQLKAELANGQIVEGESMIPEIAYENKTRIKKLSIIPEDAKPLDDALDAIREADAIVLGPGSLYTSVIPNMLVKEITYAVKRSKAFKIYVSNIMTQPGETDGFKVSDHIKILNDYCGKDTVDCVIANVDNISDELKKRYWEDGSEIVELDLAELQKMGVEVVKANLVNINKGLIRHDSEKLAEIIMQTVMEKKLLYDRKKILEYMYLSQRLKEK from the coding sequence ATGAGGCTAATAGATTGGCTAAAGCCAGGAATTAAACTTAAGAGATGGATAGTGTATGCAATACTAGGTATTCTGTTTATAGCCTTTGGTCTAAACGAGCTCGTACAACATAAGGTTTATAATATCCCCTATAAAGTATTTTTTGTTTTTTTAAATATAACAGGAATTTTTATAATTTATGTATCGGTAACAGAGGGTATAAGAGCTGTAATAGCATTAATGAATAAGGGATATATAAAGGTTTCTTTTGATAACGAAAAGATAGAAAATCTTATTTACGAAAAGAGGCTTTTAGTAAAGGGACCTAAGATTGTAGTTGTAGGTGGAGGTACTGGACTTTCTACTATGCTTAGAGGTTTGAAGTATTATACATCTAATATTACTGCAATAGTCACTGTTGCAGATGATGGTGGCGGATCTGGAGATTTACGTGAAGATTTAGGTATTCTTCCTCCTGGGGATATAAGAAACTGTATATTAGCACTTGCTGATACGGAACCGCTTATGGAAGATTTGCTTCAATATAGATTTAAAGATGGTAGATTAAAAAACCAAAGCTTTGGTAATTTATTTTTAGCAGCCATGGATGGAATATCTGATAATTTTGAAGATGCAGTTCAAAAAATGAGCTCAGTACTAGCGGTAACTGGTAAGGTTTTGCCAGTGACCTTGGAGAATATGCAGCTTAAAGCAGAATTAGCTAATGGGCAGATTGTTGAAGGCGAATCGATGATTCCTGAGATTGCCTATGAGAATAAAACTAGAATAAAGAAGTTATCTATAATACCTGAAGATGCAAAGCCGCTAGATGATGCTTTAGATGCAATAAGAGAGGCTGATGCCATTGTATTAGGACCAGGAAGCCTGTATACTAGTGTCATTCCTAATATGTTAGTAAAAGAAATAACTTATGCTGTTAAGAGAAGCAAAGCTTTTAAGATTTATGTATCTAATATAATGACCCAACCAGGAGAAACGGATGGATTTAAGGTATCAGATCATATAAAAATTTTAAATGACTATTGTGGAAAAGATACAGTTGATTGTGTAATTGCTAATGTGGACAATATATCAGACGAACTTAAGAAAAGATATTGGGAAGATGGATCAGAGATAGTTGAATTAGATTTAGCAGAATTACAAAAGATGGGGGTAGAAGTAGTAAAGGCTAACCTCGTAAATATTAATAAAGGGCTCATAAGACATGATTCAGAAAAATTAGCTGAGATAATTATGCAGACAGTAATGGAGAAAAAATTACTGTATGATAGAAAAAAGATATTAGAATATATGTACTTATCACAAAGACTAAAGGAAAAGTAG
- a CDS encoding DUF4349 domain-containing protein has product MRKKVLFKILAVLIISSSVILTSCSSSKKDMSTTKSSSSAPQSSSDGKLSVTSDEAAKAKDSTVGQATGTGNEASGDQSKSNADSNEKNDVKAAEQRKIIKSGELTIQSLKFDESISSITKAVEKLGGYIENSSIDGKQTVGQEQFVARNAKLQVKIPKDKFDGFINDSGSFGTVIYKSIKGEDITSSYFDTEARVNSLKIQEERLLELLKKSGSLKDVFEIEQQLANIRYQIESLTGNLKKWDNLVEFSSLTINVNEVEEIKVVDKAPKGFGEKLIYNFKQSIISLGGLLKDFVLLLASALPYLVILSGIAFVGLKVYKRVNKIKEDKDIK; this is encoded by the coding sequence ATGAGAAAGAAAGTTCTTTTTAAAATCCTTGCAGTTTTAATTATAAGCTCATCAGTAATACTGACGTCTTGTTCTTCTTCTAAGAAAGATATGAGTACAACTAAATCAAGTAGTAGTGCACCTCAAAGCAGTAGTGATGGAAAGTTAAGTGTAACCAGTGATGAAGCAGCAAAGGCAAAAGATAGTACTGTGGGGCAGGCAACTGGAACTGGAAACGAAGCAAGTGGTGATCAAAGCAAGAGTAATGCAGATAGTAATGAAAAAAATGATGTTAAAGCTGCAGAACAAAGAAAGATAATAAAAAGTGGAGAGCTGACCATACAAAGTTTAAAGTTTGATGAAAGTATAAGTTCAATTACGAAGGCTGTTGAAAAATTGGGCGGGTACATTGAGAATTCTTCAATAGATGGTAAGCAAACGGTGGGGCAAGAACAGTTTGTAGCTAGAAATGCAAAGCTTCAAGTGAAAATCCCTAAAGATAAATTCGATGGTTTTATCAATGATTCAGGTAGTTTTGGAACAGTTATATATAAATCTATAAAGGGTGAGGATATTACATCCTCTTATTTCGATACAGAGGCAAGAGTCAATTCCTTAAAGATTCAGGAAGAGAGATTACTAGAACTATTAAAGAAATCAGGATCACTTAAGGATGTTTTTGAAATAGAGCAACAACTGGCTAATATAAGGTATCAAATAGAATCTTTAACTGGTAATCTTAAAAAGTGGGATAACCTAGTAGAATTTTCATCTTTAACTATAAATGTAAACGAAGTTGAGGAGATAAAAGTTGTAGACAAGGCTCCTAAAGGGTTCGGAGAAAAGTTGATTTATAACTTTAAACAATCAATTATATCCTTAGGAGGATTGCTTAAAGATTTTGTATTACTTTTAGCAAGTGCTTTACCATATCTAGTTATATTAAGTGGAATAGCTTTTGTTGGACTAAAGGTATATAAAAGAGTAAATAAAATTAAAGAAGATAAGGATATAAAATAA
- the pyk gene encoding pyruvate kinase — protein MRKTKIICTIGPASEKEEILSQIIEAGMNVSRHNFSHGDHEEHRGRINSVKDLAKKYDKQIAVMLDTKGPEIRTGKFEPSKVELTVGSEFTIYAGGDVVGDTTQCSVTYAGLGNDVKPGNMILIDDGLVGLEVTSVEGNKISCVVKNTGVVGTHKGVNVPGVAIKLPAMTEKDIADLKFGCEVGVNLVAASFIRKAADVEAIRKVLVENGGSDIQIFSKIENQEGVDNIDEIIAVSDGIMVARGDLGVEIPIEKVPSVQKLIIEKCNTVGKPVITATQMLDSMMRNPRPTRAEVSDVANAILDGTDAIMLSGESANGSWPVESVQTMARIAKETEKKLSYELAVSTAKKHVPAIAGVISRAACNAAHELKAAAIITSTQTGATAMRISQNRPDCPIFAVTPSERVAKKLALSFGVYPIVAEKATTTDEIIEGSVKTVKARGLLNSGDTVVISAGVPVDQVGATNLLKISVVE, from the coding sequence ATGAGAAAAACAAAAATTATTTGTACAATTGGACCAGCTAGTGAAAAAGAGGAAATTTTATCACAAATTATTGAAGCAGGAATGAATGTTTCAAGACACAACTTCTCCCATGGAGACCATGAAGAACATAGAGGAAGAATAAACTCAGTTAAAGATTTAGCTAAGAAGTATGATAAGCAAATAGCTGTTATGCTTGATACTAAAGGACCAGAAATAAGAACTGGAAAGTTTGAACCAAGCAAAGTTGAATTAACTGTTGGTTCAGAATTCACAATCTATGCAGGTGGAGATGTAGTTGGAGACACAACTCAATGTTCAGTTACTTATGCTGGACTAGGAAATGATGTTAAGCCAGGAAACATGATTTTAATAGATGACGGTCTTGTTGGACTTGAAGTAACATCTGTAGAAGGAAACAAAATAAGCTGTGTTGTTAAGAACACTGGTGTTGTTGGTACTCATAAGGGTGTTAACGTACCAGGAGTTGCTATAAAACTTCCTGCTATGACAGAAAAGGATATAGCTGACCTTAAGTTTGGATGTGAAGTAGGAGTTAATCTTGTTGCTGCATCATTCATAAGAAAAGCTGCTGACGTTGAAGCTATAAGAAAAGTTCTTGTAGAAAATGGCGGAAGTGATATCCAAATATTCTCAAAAATTGAGAATCAAGAAGGTGTTGACAACATAGATGAAATTATAGCTGTTTCTGATGGAATAATGGTTGCTAGAGGAGATCTAGGAGTTGAAATTCCAATAGAAAAAGTACCTTCAGTACAAAAGCTTATAATTGAAAAATGTAACACAGTTGGAAAGCCAGTTATAACAGCTACACAAATGCTTGACTCAATGATGAGAAACCCAAGACCAACAAGAGCAGAAGTATCAGACGTAGCTAATGCTATACTTGATGGAACAGATGCTATAATGCTTTCAGGAGAATCAGCAAATGGAAGCTGGCCAGTAGAATCAGTTCAAACAATGGCTAGAATCGCTAAAGAAACTGAAAAGAAATTAAGCTATGAATTAGCAGTTTCTACAGCTAAGAAGCATGTACCAGCAATAGCTGGTGTTATAAGCAGAGCTGCTTGTAATGCTGCACATGAATTAAAGGCTGCTGCAATAATAACTTCAACTCAAACTGGTGCTACAGCTATGAGAATTTCTCAAAACAGACCAGATTGTCCTATATTTGCAGTTACTCCAAGTGAAAGAGTTGCTAAGAAGTTAGCTTTAAGCTTTGGTGTATATCCAATAGTTGCTGAAAAAGCTACAACTACTGATGAGATAATAGAAGGTTCAGTTAAAACAGTTAAAGCTAGAGGTTTATTAAATAGTGGAGACACTGTTGTAATTTCAGCTGGAGTTCCTGTTGATCAAGTTGGAGCAACAAACCTATTAAAGATAAGTGTTGTTGAATAA
- a CDS encoding galactose-1-phosphate uridylyltransferase — protein MNEIRIDNITGKQVIIATNRRSRPIDNKNIQQKQVNSKLQYSHSECPFCKGNEAETPCEILKIGDENWSVRVVKNKYPTVTEDGDTIRGYHYVVIETPNHNKKLYKYKAEKWRDIFTAYKDAAYKCFRDKDIRYLQIFKNYGRQGGASLEHPHSQIVALNFTPQSKLMEDKYCKVCEEVESELIEVERIVLDRGNYIVYAPYGSTLQYQLRIALKHHRGSFEEILSEDGIDELSKLFEEVFKIIYESLGDIPLNICYYIYKDGNCYQHFYVDILPRGSFFAGFEMSTEVYINVISPEEAANKFREVTGYVQVSKVEL, from the coding sequence ATGAATGAGATAAGAATTGATAATATAACTGGGAAGCAAGTGATAATAGCTACCAATAGAAGATCGAGACCTATTGATAATAAGAATATACAGCAAAAGCAGGTTAATTCTAAATTACAATATAGCCATAGTGAATGCCCATTCTGCAAAGGGAATGAAGCGGAAACACCATGTGAAATATTAAAAATAGGGGATGAAAATTGGAGTGTTAGAGTTGTTAAAAATAAATACCCTACTGTGACAGAAGATGGAGATACAATTAGGGGGTATCACTATGTTGTTATTGAAACTCCAAACCACAACAAAAAGCTCTATAAATATAAGGCAGAAAAGTGGAGAGATATATTTACAGCTTATAAGGATGCAGCTTACAAATGTTTTAGAGATAAGGACATAAGGTACTTACAGATTTTTAAGAATTACGGTAGGCAAGGTGGGGCTTCGTTAGAACATCCGCATTCTCAAATTGTTGCGTTGAATTTTACGCCTCAAAGTAAGTTGATGGAGGATAAATATTGTAAGGTTTGCGAAGAAGTTGAATCAGAGTTAATTGAAGTAGAAAGAATTGTATTAGATAGAGGTAATTATATAGTCTATGCTCCTTATGGATCTACACTTCAATATCAACTAAGAATAGCACTTAAGCATCATAGAGGTTCTTTTGAAGAAATATTAAGTGAGGATGGAATAGATGAACTCTCAAAATTATTTGAAGAGGTATTTAAGATAATATATGAAAGTCTAGGGGATATACCTCTTAATATATGTTATTACATTTATAAGGATGGTAATTGTTACCAACATTTCTATGTTGATATATTACCAAGAGGAAGCTTTTTTGCGGGTTTTGAGATGAGCACTGAAGTATATATAAATGTTATTTCTCCTGAAGAAGCAGCAAATAAGTTTAGAGAAGTTACTGGTTATGTACAGGTTAGTAAAGTAGAGTTATAA
- the whiA gene encoding DNA-binding protein WhiA, which translates to MSFSSKVKGEICRYTDLSKAEALAELSAIMKVSGTLAFSGRQISFKITTENPACARLVFTILKDHFTIHSRLMVKRSNSLKKNNIYMVLITEEMGVKELLKETGILREVDGMTTLDYRIDEGLVSDEEKRKAYVRGAFIGGGSISNPEKNYHLELVTHSLEYAEDLRDVINTFSLNSKVIQRKNSYIVYIKEGEQIVDLLNVIGAHSSLLELENIRIMKEMRNNVNRLVNCETANLSKTVNAAVRQVESIKLIQRQIGLARLPKNLREVAELRLSYPDESLKELGEMLDPPVGKSGINHRLRKIEKIADEIRSGQI; encoded by the coding sequence ATGTCATTTTCATCAAAGGTTAAAGGAGAAATATGCAGATATACTGATTTAAGCAAAGCTGAGGCCCTAGCTGAGTTATCTGCAATCATGAAAGTCAGCGGAACCTTGGCTTTTAGTGGCAGACAGATAAGCTTTAAGATAACCACAGAAAACCCAGCTTGTGCAAGACTTGTTTTTACAATTTTAAAGGATCACTTCACCATACATTCAAGACTTATGGTAAAGAGAAGTAATTCACTAAAAAAGAATAATATTTATATGGTTCTTATAACTGAAGAGATGGGAGTTAAAGAACTTTTAAAGGAAACTGGTATCCTAAGAGAAGTAGATGGCATGACTACCCTTGATTATAGAATAGACGAAGGTCTTGTTTCTGATGAAGAAAAAAGAAAGGCTTATGTTAGAGGGGCGTTTATCGGGGGAGGTAGCATTAGTAACCCTGAGAAAAATTACCACCTTGAACTTGTTACTCATTCTCTAGAATATGCAGAAGACTTGAGAGATGTAATCAACACATTTTCACTTAACTCAAAAGTTATTCAAAGAAAAAATAGTTATATTGTTTACATCAAGGAAGGTGAACAAATAGTAGACCTTTTAAATGTTATAGGTGCTCATTCTTCTTTACTAGAGCTTGAGAATATAAGAATCATGAAAGAAATGAGAAATAACGTAAATAGGTTAGTTAATTGTGAAACTGCAAATTTGAGCAAGACTGTAAATGCTGCAGTAAGACAAGTTGAGAGTATAAAACTTATACAAAGACAGATAGGTCTTGCAAGATTACCTAAAAATCTTAGAGAGGTTGCAGAACTTAGATTATCATATCCAGATGAATCACTGAAGGAATTAGGTGAAATGTTAGATCCACCTGTAGGTAAATCAGGAATAAATCATAGATTAAGAAAGATAGAAAAGATTGCAGATGAAATAAGATCTGGTCAAATTTAA
- a CDS encoding DNA polymerase III subunit alpha codes for MSGKKFTHLHLHTGYSLLDGSGKIDKVVAKAKDLGMDSIAITDHGVMYGCVDFYKAAKNVGIKPILGCEVYVVPKSMYIKNIDSDNKTYHLVLLVKNEKGYENLMQIVSKASTDGFYYKPRTDHQFLSEHSEGLIALSACLGGEVQSNLLNGNKERAKEAALFYKETFKDGFYLEIQYHGTDDERKVNDMNIELAKELDLPLVATNDVHYIEKKDSRSHDVLLCIQTGKTVEEENRMRYPSDQFYLKSSEEMWDMFSYVPEALENTQKIAEQCNFDYEFHTSKLPKFPLPEGTDPFEYMREVCFKGLIERYEVFNDFSNKEFDLDKILEFGQINEEAKIYIDRLNYELSVINQMGYVDYFLIVWDFIRFANENGIPTGPGRGSGAGSLVAYTLGITKIDSIKYSLLFERFLNPERISMPDIDSDFCYERRQEVIDYVVEKYGIQNVSQIITFGTMAARGCIRDVGRAMNYSYSEVDKIAKMIPTMLGITIEKALNLNPELKSEYDNDARVKELIDISRELEGLPRHSSTHAAGVVIASRPLVEYVPLQRNEDNIVTQFDMGTLEELGLLKMDFLGLRTLTVMKDAVDMIKQNRGIDIDLDKVNFEDKDVYKMLGEGKTVGVFQLESAGMTSFMKELKPDSLEDIIAGISLYRPGPMAEIPRYIENKKNPDKITYLTPHLEPILKVTYGCLVYQEQVMEIVRKLGGYSMGRSDLVRRAMSKKKHKVMEEERKNFIYGIVDENGDIEVPGCLRNGISEEIGNKIFDSMMDFASYAFNKSHAAAYAVVGFQTAYLMKYYPVEYIAAMLNSVMGINEKVAYYINFAESLGIQVLPPDINESYSKFTVKGDTIRFGLAAIKNVGMNVVDSVVKSRHEKGNFKSLIDFANKVDLTTINKRATESLIKAGAFDCFKLFRSRLLAVYEKVLDSIGNQRKRNIDGQISLFGNEDNSVFSTPTIKYPEIKEFDKKYLLAMEKEMTGLYITGHPLDEYAQSLKLQTSMRIEKILLSHNQVLEEDTLGEAIDNKIIVNGSVSDGERVVLGGIIAEVSRKVTRNNTIMAFIKLEDLSGIIEVIVFPKTLEKVNSLINEDSLVVVRGRVSLKEDEMPKLICEEIQPLEKLNSSKIYIRVQDNEKARTVNKLLKTILEPFKGDTPVYIFSEKERQNFRLGKDLWVSLDGDILSTLRGYFGDENIKVVD; via the coding sequence TTGAGTGGTAAAAAATTTACTCATCTTCACCTCCATACTGGATATAGCTTGCTAGATGGATCAGGAAAGATAGATAAGGTAGTAGCTAAGGCGAAAGACCTTGGAATGGATAGTATAGCGATAACAGATCATGGAGTAATGTATGGATGTGTTGATTTTTATAAGGCAGCAAAGAATGTAGGGATAAAACCTATATTGGGCTGTGAAGTTTATGTAGTGCCTAAGTCAATGTATATAAAAAATATCGACTCAGATAATAAAACATATCATCTTGTACTTCTTGTAAAAAATGAAAAAGGTTACGAAAATTTGATGCAGATAGTATCAAAAGCATCTACTGATGGATTTTACTACAAGCCTAGAACAGATCACCAATTTTTAAGTGAACATAGTGAAGGATTAATTGCATTAAGTGCTTGCTTAGGTGGAGAAGTTCAATCAAATTTATTAAACGGGAATAAGGAAAGAGCAAAAGAAGCCGCATTATTTTACAAGGAAACCTTTAAAGATGGTTTTTATCTTGAAATACAGTATCATGGAACTGATGATGAACGAAAAGTTAATGATATGAATATAGAATTGGCTAAAGAGCTGGATTTACCTCTGGTAGCAACAAATGATGTTCATTATATAGAAAAAAAGGATTCTAGATCTCATGATGTGTTACTTTGCATACAGACTGGTAAAACTGTAGAAGAAGAGAATAGAATGAGGTATCCATCAGATCAATTCTACTTAAAATCATCTGAAGAGATGTGGGATATGTTTTCTTATGTTCCAGAAGCTTTAGAAAACACCCAGAAGATAGCTGAACAGTGTAATTTTGATTATGAATTTCATACCTCAAAGCTTCCTAAATTTCCATTGCCTGAGGGAACGGATCCCTTTGAATACATGAGGGAAGTCTGTTTTAAAGGATTGATTGAAAGGTATGAGGTGTTCAACGACTTTTCAAACAAGGAATTTGATTTAGATAAAATACTAGAGTTTGGACAAATAAATGAAGAAGCTAAGATTTATATAGATAGATTAAATTATGAATTATCTGTCATAAATCAAATGGGATATGTAGACTACTTTTTGATAGTTTGGGATTTTATAAGATTCGCAAATGAGAATGGAATACCTACAGGACCGGGAAGAGGTTCTGGAGCTGGTTCATTAGTAGCATATACGCTTGGAATAACAAAAATAGATTCAATTAAATACAGTTTGCTATTTGAGAGGTTTTTAAATCCAGAGAGAATAAGTATGCCTGATATAGATAGTGACTTCTGTTATGAAAGACGTCAGGAAGTCATTGATTATGTAGTAGAAAAGTATGGAATACAGAATGTTTCTCAGATTATAACCTTCGGTACTATGGCTGCAAGAGGCTGTATAAGGGATGTAGGAAGAGCCATGAACTATTCCTATAGTGAAGTTGATAAAATAGCTAAGATGATACCTACAATGCTTGGAATAACTATAGAGAAGGCCTTGAATTTAAATCCTGAGTTAAAAAGCGAGTATGATAATGATGCAAGAGTAAAAGAATTAATAGATATAAGTAGAGAATTAGAAGGACTTCCAAGACACTCATCTACTCATGCTGCTGGAGTAGTAATTGCCTCAAGACCTTTGGTAGAGTATGTACCATTGCAAAGAAATGAAGATAATATAGTAACACAATTTGATATGGGTACTCTTGAAGAACTTGGGCTTTTAAAGATGGACTTCTTAGGACTTAGAACTTTAACGGTGATGAAAGACGCTGTGGATATGATTAAACAAAACCGTGGTATAGACATAGACCTCGACAAAGTAAATTTCGAGGATAAAGATGTGTATAAGATGCTCGGTGAAGGGAAAACAGTTGGTGTATTCCAATTAGAATCAGCAGGTATGACTTCTTTTATGAAGGAACTTAAACCAGATTCTTTGGAGGATATAATAGCCGGAATATCACTTTATAGACCAGGTCCTATGGCCGAAATACCAAGATACATAGAGAATAAGAAAAATCCTGATAAGATAACATATCTGACTCCGCATCTAGAGCCGATATTAAAGGTTACTTATGGTTGCTTGGTATACCAAGAGCAGGTTATGGAGATAGTTAGAAAACTCGGTGGATATTCAATGGGACGTAGTGATCTTGTTAGAAGAGCTATGTCTAAGAAAAAACATAAGGTTATGGAAGAAGAACGTAAAAACTTCATATACGGAATTGTTGATGAGAATGGAGATATTGAAGTTCCAGGATGTCTTAGAAACGGTATATCTGAAGAGATAGGAAATAAAATATTTGATTCTATGATGGATTTTGCTTCTTATGCATTTAATAAAAGTCATGCGGCTGCATATGCGGTTGTAGGATTTCAAACAGCATACCTTATGAAGTACTATCCTGTAGAGTATATAGCTGCCATGTTAAATTCAGTTATGGGGATAAATGAAAAGGTAGCTTACTATATTAATTTTGCTGAAAGTCTTGGAATACAAGTATTACCACCGGATATAAATGAAAGTTACTCTAAATTTACTGTTAAAGGAGACACCATTAGATTTGGACTTGCGGCCATAAAAAACGTAGGAATGAATGTAGTGGACAGTGTAGTAAAATCAAGACACGAAAAAGGCAACTTTAAATCACTTATTGATTTTGCAAACAAAGTAGACCTTACAACAATAAATAAAAGAGCAACAGAAAGTCTTATAAAGGCTGGTGCTTTCGACTGCTTTAAGCTATTCAGATCAAGACTTCTTGCAGTTTATGAAAAAGTATTGGATAGCATAGGCAATCAGAGAAAAAGAAATATAGATGGGCAAATAAGTTTATTTGGAAATGAAGATAATTCTGTGTTCAGTACGCCAACAATAAAGTATCCTGAGATAAAAGAGTTTGATAAAAAATACCTTTTAGCTATGGAAAAAGAAATGACAGGTCTGTATATCACAGGTCATCCTTTAGATGAGTATGCTCAGAGTCTAAAACTTCAGACTTCCATGAGAATTGAAAAAATACTGCTTTCTCATAATCAGGTTTTGGAAGAGGATACTTTGGGAGAAGCAATAGACAATAAAATTATAGTGAATGGATCCGTAAGTGACGGTGAAAGAGTTGTTCTTGGTGGTATAATAGCTGAAGTTTCAAGGAAAGTAACAAGAAATAATACGATCATGGCCTTTATAAAACTTGAAGATCTTAGTGGCATAATTGAAGTAATAGTGTTCCCTAAGACTTTAGAGAAAGTAAATAGCCTTATAAATGAAGATTCGCTTGTTGTTGTTAGAGGACGAGTGAGTTTAAAAGAAGATGAGATGCCAAAACTAATATGTGAGGAAATACAGCCTCTAGAAAAGTTGAATTCTTCAAAGATATATATTAGAGTGCAGGATAATGAAAAAGCTAGAACTGTAAATAAACTTTTAAAAACAATACTAGAACCCTTTAAAGGAGACACGCCAGTTTATATTTTTTCTGAAAAAGAAAGACAGAATTTTAGATTAGGTAAAGATCTTTGGGTATCACTAGATGGGGATATATTATCAACATTAAGAGGATATTTTGGGGATGAAAATATAAAAGTTGTGGATTAA